The proteins below are encoded in one region of Phaseolus vulgaris cultivar G19833 chromosome 1, P. vulgaris v2.0, whole genome shotgun sequence:
- the LOC137814948 gene encoding protein GAMETE EXPRESSED 1-like, with product MGGGSPLLVIILFSFLLRSESWGWFSSSKETPSSDRTYSNGGNFRGSSAEFSIEAFNDQKGVKLIDNAQKKMISSNSCWQNAYQHLFAGCSEILSVDEKRSRLAWHLSDCFQRDSGRSPFPHCDPKASIASCLRTLDDLAHKVYLEFYLETNTICYQLQAYAFKHETERLVTELKSSAQYVEDKLDNIEEKSELLLQDSKRIHGSLDLIGSRTQKVAENARNLEGHIDSVLIHSQNVYEQTTKIALSQSQLQEGQEDMKRSLDDGVTMLKESYNYLGKEIEKLRDEAIEIENEVIKVGDAMSSRMNTLQSKAEDIGNMAGLSLDKQQQLLEGQSTSLESLNSLIEFQSKALEESRKTLQYFAEYGHRQHEELVQRQEQIQGFHDRLMENSKSILSSQESFESKQASMFVVLDRIFALQNALLLESRMIKAFFVYSISIFVIFMLTSTKQTYNMRPFLYIELFATFFLEVLIIRLTSDNIEHQTWIINVARLLFMVAASVQLLHAICTYKNYETLNHQMLLTLINKVNTLQKQKELSWDVDTDYEDWSEWVDADLPDDVNCFDDPDYIPSEEVAEDSITAMKNYNLRSRSRFH from the exons atgggtggtgGGAGTCCTCTTCTGGTTattattttgttctcattcttgCTAAGAAGTGAGTCGTGGGGATGGTTTTCATCATCAAAGGAGACTCCTTCAAGTGACAGGACCTATTCCAATGGAGGCAATTTTAGAGGTTCTAGTGCCGAGTTCTCCATTGAGGCCTTCAACGATCAAAAGGGAGTGAAATTAATAGATAATGCTCAGAAGAAAATGATTAGCTCAAACTCTTGTTGGCAAAATGCGTATCAACATCTTTTTGCTGGTTGTTCTGAGATCTTGTCTGTTGATGAGAAAAGGTCTAGATTAGCTTGGCACCTAAGTGATTGCTTTCAGAGGGATTCTGGAAGATCTCCTTTTCCCCACTGTGACCCCAAAGCTTCTATTGCTTCATGCTTGAGAACCTTAGATGACCTTGCCCATAAGGTTTACCTTGAATTCTACCTTGAAACCAACACCATTTGTTATCAGTTGCA GGCATATGCATTCAAACATGAAACGGAGAGACTTGTGACTGAATTAAAAAGTTCAGCCCAGTATGTTGAGGACAAGTTAGATAACATTGAAGAGAAATCAGAACTTCTATTACAAGACTCTAAACGGATTCATGGTTCTCTTGATTTAATTGGTAGTCGCACTCAAAAAGTAGCTGAAAATGCTAGAAATCTAGAAGGTCACATAGATTCTGTGTTAATTCATTCACAGAATGTTTACGAGCAGACTACAAAAATTGCACTATCACAATCACAGTTACAAGAAGGTCAAGAGGATATGAAGAGAAGTTTGGACGATGGGGTAACAATGCTCAAAGAATCTTATAATTATTTGggaaaagaaattgaaaagttaAGGGATGAAGCCATTGAGATAGAGAATGAGGTAATTAAAGTCGGAGATGCCATGTCATCAAGGATGAACACCCTGCAAAGCAAAGCTGAAGATATTGGGAATATGGCTGGGCTTTCCTTAGATAAGCAACAACAACTTTTAGAGGGGCAATCCACATCACTTGAGTCCCTAAACTCGTTAATTGAGTTTCAATCCAAAGCACTAGAAGAGAGCAG GAAAACACTACAGTATTTTGCTGAATATGGGCATAGGCAACATGAAGAGCTTGTTCAGCGTCAGGAACAGATTCAAGGATTTCATGATCGTTTGAtggaaaattcaaaatcaatatTGTCTTCTCAG GAATCTTTTGAATCAAAGCAGGCTTCCATGTTTGTTGTCTTAGACAGGAtttttgctttgcaaaatgCCTTGTTACTTGAATCAAGAATGATCAAAGCTTTCTTTGTTTATTCCATATCAATCTTCGTCATCTTCATGTTGACTAGTACGAAGCAAACATACAATATGAGACCGTTCCTATATATTG AGCTTTTTGCAACTTTCTTTCTGGAAGTGCTCATTATTCGTTTAACCAGTGACAACATTGAGCACCAAACCTGGATAATAAATGTGGCCAGATTATTATTCATGGTAGCTGCTTCAGTTCAACTGTTACATGCCATTTGCACATACAA GAACTATGAAACTTTGAACCATCAAATGTTGTTAACTCTAATAAATAAGGTTAACACCCTGCAAAAACAAAAGGAATTGTCATGGGACGTGGATACTGATTACGAGGATTGGTCTGAATGGGTAGATGCTGATTTACCCGATGATGTGAATTGCTTTGATGATCCTGATTACATACCTTCAGAAGAAGTTGCAGAGGATTCAATCACAGCTATGAAAAATTATAACCTACGCTCTCGCAGTCGTTTTCATTGA
- the LOC137814953 gene encoding aspartic proteinase PCS1, whose product MPPLFFFFFFLFLSLLFSPLLSLQLNHTSFSLSFPLTSLPLSTNTASKMLRDSLIAYSNRTTNHTRLTSPSSPYNYRLTFKYSMVLIVNLPIGTPPQVQPMLLDTGSQLSWIQCHRKPPKVPPPTASFDPSLSSTFSILPCTHPVCKPRIPDFTLPTSCDQNRLCHYSYFYADGTYAEGNLVREKFTFSRSLFTPPLILGCATESTDPRGILGMNRGRLSFASQSKITKFSYCVPTRETRPGSTSSGSFYLGHNPNSLRFKFVQMLTFTQSQRMPNLDPLAYTVALLGIRIGGRKLNISPAVFRADAGGSGQTMIDSGSDFTYLVNEAYDKVRAQVVRAVGPRMKKDYVYSGVADMCFDGNAVEIGRLIGDMVFEFEKGVEIVIPKERVLASVEGGVHCVGIGNSDKLGAASNIIGNFHQQNLWVEFDLVNRRVGFGAADCSRLAQ is encoded by the coding sequence ATGCCTccactcttcttcttcttcttcttcctcttcctttctcttctcttttctcCACTCCTCTCCCTGCAACTCAACCACACCTCATTCTCACTCTCTTTTCCTCTCACCTCACTCCCTCTCTCCACCAACACCGCCTCCAAGATGCTGCGCGACTCTCTCATTGCCTACTCAAACCGCACCACAAACCACACGCGACTCACTTCGCCTTCTTCTCCATATAACTACAGGCTCACCTTCAAATACTCCATGGTTTTAATCGTCAACCTTCCCATTGGGACCCCACCGCAGGTTCAGCCTATGTTGTTGGACACCGGAAGCCAACTCTCGTGGATTCAGTGTCACCGAAAACCACCCAAGGTGCCTCCCCCAACCGCCTCCTTTGACCCTTCTCTCTCCTCCACTTTCTCCATTCTTCCCTGTACTCACCCCGTTTGCAAACCACGAATTCCCGATTTTACTCTCCCCACTTCCTGCGACCAGAACCGCCTCTGTCACTACTCCTACTTCTACGCCGACGGTACCTACGCCGAGGGAAATCTCGTCAGAGAAAAGTTCACTTTCTCCCGTTCCCTTTTTACCCCTCCTCTCATCCTCGGCTGCGCCACGGAGTCCACCGACCCCAGGGGCATTTTGGGAATGAACCGTGGACGCCTCTCCTTCGCTTCACAATCCAAAATTACCAAATTCTCCTATTGCGTCCCCACCCGAGAAACCCGACCCGGCTCCACTTCATCCGGTTCCTTCTACCTTGGCCACAACCCGAACTCTCTCCGGTTTAAGTTTGTCCAAATGTTGACTTTTACTCAGAGTCAACGCATGCCAAATCTTGACCCCTTGGCTTATACTGTCGCCTTGCTGGGGATAAGAATCGGGGGCAGAAAATTGAATATCTCCCCGGCGGTTTTTCGTGCTGACGCTGGCGGGTCGGGTCAAACTATGATTGACTCCGGATCCGATTTTACTTACCTTGTTAACGAGGCTTATGATAAGGTGCGGGCGCAAGTAGTGAGAGCTGTGGGGCCCAGGATGAAGAAGGATTACGTGTACTCTGGCGTTGCGGACATGTGTTTCGATGGGAACGCGGTTGAGATCGGACGGCTGATAGGGGACATGGTGTTCGAGTTCGAGAAGGGCGTGGAAATAGTGATCCCCAAGGAGAGGGTTCTCGCTTCCGTGGAGGGTGGGGTCCACTGCGTCGGGATTGGCAACTCTGATAAATTGGGTGCGGCCAGTAACATCATTGGGAATTTCCATCAGCAGAATCTGTGGGTGGAGTTTGATCTCGTCAATCGCAGAGTGGGTTTCGGTGCGGCTGATTGTAGCAGATTGGCTCAATAG
- the LOC137814950 gene encoding uncharacterized protein encodes MDAEKVVHTGGCHCKSVRWKVVAPSSVVAWDCNCSTCNMRANTHFIVPADNFELLGDSEKFLTTYTFGTQTAKHTFCKICGITSFYYPRSNPDGVAVTFRCVDPGTLTHVEIRHFDGKNWDSAYNQTGISSYSEVQK; translated from the coding sequence ATGGATGCGGAAAAAGTGGTACACACTGGAGGTTGTCATTGCAAGAGTGTAAGGTGGAAAGTGGTTGCTCCTTCCAGTGTTGTGGCATGGGATTGCAACTGCTCAACCTGCAACATGAGAGCCAATACTCACTTCATTGTGCCTGCTGACAATTTTGAGCTCTTGGGAGATTCTGAGAAGTTTCTCACAACTTACACTTTTGGCACTCAGACTGCAAAGCACACATTCTGTAAAATCTGTGGCATAACCTCGTTCTATTATCCACGCTCAAATCCAGATGGGGTTGCAGTTACATTTAGATGTGTTGACCCTGGAACATTGACCCATGTTGAAATCAGACATTTTGATGGGAAGAATTGGGACAGCGCATATAATCAGACAGGTATCTCCTCATATTCAGAGGTGCAGAAGTAA
- the LOC137814949 gene encoding NADH dehydrogenase [ubiquinone] iron-sulfur protein 1, mitochondrial, which yields MGFGLLASKTLRPTSRFLLSSQNPTIFLRTIVSKPPLRNPEASAAQPEQPPPVDLPPRTPLAGARVHFANPDDAIEVFVDGYPVKIPKGMTVLQACEVAGVDIPRFCYHSRLSIAGNCRMCLVEVEKSPKPVASCAMPALPGMKIKTDTPVAKKAREGVMEFLLMNHPLDCPICDQGGECDLQDQSMAFGSDRGRFTEVKRSVVDKNLGPLVKTVMTRCIQCTRCVRFATEVAGVQDLGMLGRGSGEEIGTYVEKLLTSELSGNVIDICPVGALTSKPFAFKARNWELKGTETIDVTDAVGSNIRIDSRGAEVMRIVPRLNEDINEEWISDKTRFCYDGLKRQRLNDPMIRGPDGRFKAVNWRDALTVVAEIAHQVKPEEIVGVAGKLSDAESMIALKDFLNRMGSNDVWGEGIGVNTNADLRSGYIMNTSIAGLEKADVFLLVGTQPRVEAAMVNARIRKTVRSNQAKVGYIGPATDFNYDHKHLGTDPQTLVEIAEGRHPFFKTLSDAKNPVIIVGAGVFERNDQDAIFAAIETIAQKANVVRPDWNGLNVLLLHAAQAAALDLGLVPQSEKSLESAKFVFLMGADDVNLAKIPDDAFVVYQGHHGDKSVYRANVILPTAAFSEKEGTYQNTEGCAQQTLPAVPTVGDSRDDWKIIRALSEVAGVRLPYDTIGAIRARIRNVAPNLVNVDEREPASLPSSLRPTFTEKVDTTPFGTVVENFYMTDAITRASKIMAQCSAMLLKK from the exons atgggGTTTGGTTTGTTAGCTTCGAAGACCCTCAGACCCACCTCCAGGTTCCTCCTCTCTTCCCAAAACCCCACCATCTTCCTCCGAACCATCGTCTCCAAGCCTCCGCTTCGCAATCCCGAGGCCTCCGCCGCACAGCCAGAGCAGCCGCCGCCCGTCGATCTTCCGCCGCGGACCCCGCTCGCCGGCGCGCGCGTTCACTTCGCGAACCCCGATGATGCCATCGAGGTCTTCGTGGACGGTTACCCCGTCAAAATCCCCAAGGGAATGACCGTTCTCCAGGCCTGCGAGGTCGCCGGCGTCGACATCCCGCGATTCTGCTACCATAGCAGACTCTCCATCGCTGGCAATTGTCGCATGTGCCTTGTCGAGGTCGAGAAATCGCCCAAACCTGTCGCCTCTTGCGCCATGCCCGCTCTTCCTG GGATGAAAATTAAGACTGACACACCTGTGGCAAAGAAGGCTCGAGAGGGGGTGATGGAGTTTTTATTGATGAATCATCCATTAGATTGCCCAATTTGTGATCAGGGTGGGGAATGTGATCTTCAGGATCAGTCTATGGCATTTGGCTCTGATCGTGGGCGGTTTACTGAAGTGAAGAGATCTGTGGTAGATAAAAATCTTGGACCTCTGGTGAAGACTGTGATGACTCGGTGCATTCAATGTACAAG GTGTGTTAGATTTGCAACTGAGGTCGCTGGGGTTCAGGATCTTGGAATGTTAGGTCGTGGCAGTGGAGAAGAGATTGGGACATATGTTGAAAAACTTTTGACAAGTGAGCTTTCTGGAAATGTCATAGATATCTGTCCTGTGGGGGCTCTCACTTCAAAACCGTTTGCATTTAAAGCCCGAAATTGGGAGTTGAAGGGCACTGAGACCATTGATGTTACTGATGCTGTTGGCTCCAATATTCGAATTGATAGCAGAGGAGCTGAAGTGATGCGCATTGTTCCTCGTTTAAATGAG GATATAAATGAAGAATGGATTTCAGACAAAACTCGCTTTTGTTATGATGGTTTGAAAAGGCAGAGGTTAAATGACCCCATGATTCGTGGTCCTGATGGACGATTTAAGGCTGTTAACTGGCGTGATGCCCTTACTGTGGTAGCAGAGATTGCCCACCAAGTTAAACCAGAAGAAATTGTTGGAGTAGCTGGGAAACTTTCTGATGCTGAGTCCATGATTGCCCTAAAAGATTTCTTAAATAGGATGGGGTCAAATGATGTATGGGGTGAAGGCATTGGTGTAAATACTAATGCTGATCTCAGATCAGGATATATTATGAATACTAGCATTGCTGGTCTTGAAAAAGCGGATGTGTTCCTGTTGGTTGGTACCCAG CCACGGGTAGAAGCTGCAATGGTTAATGCCAGAATACGCAAGACTGTCAGATCAAACCAAGCCAAAGTTGGGTACATTGGCCCTGCTACTGATTTCAACTATGACCACAAACATCTTGGTACTGACCCTCAAACCCTTGTTGAAATTGCTGAGGGTCGCCACCCATTTTTCAAGACACTTTCAGATGCCAAAAACCCTGTTATCATTGTTGGTGCTGGGGTTTTTGAGAGGAATGACCAGGATGCAATTTTTGCCGCCATTGAAACCATTGCACAAAAGGCAAATGTTGTCAGACCTGACTGGAATGGCCTTAATGTATTGCTTCTCCATGCTGCCCAGGCTGCTGCACTTGACCTTGGACTTGTTCCGCAATCTGAGAAAAGCCTTGAGTCtgcaaaatttgtatttttgatGGGTGCTGATGATGTGAACTTAGCCAAGATCCCAGATGATGCTTTTGTTGTTTATCAAGGTCACCATGGTGACAAGAGTGTTTACCGTGCAAATGTTATTTTGCCAACGGCAGCATTCAGTGAGAAGGAAGGAACCTATCAAAATACTGAAGGGTGCGCGCAACAAACGTTGCCTGCAGTTCCAACAGTTGGTGACTCCAGAGATGATTGGAAAATAATTCGAGCTCTGTCTGAGGTGGCAGGAGTGCGTTTGCCCTATGATACAATTGGGGCTATTCGTGCCCGAATCAGGAATGTAGCCCCAAACCTTGTGAACGTGGATGAGAGAGAACCAGCCTCATTGCCATCTTCACTCAGACCAACCTTCACTGAGAAGGTAGACACAACTCCATTCGGGACTGTAGTTGAAAATTTCTATATGACTGACGCCATTACCAGGGCATCAAAGATAATGGCACAATGCAGTGCTATGCTTTTGAAGAAGTGA
- the LOC137814941 gene encoding signal peptidase complex subunit 3B-like: MHSLGYRTNALLTFAVTVLALMCGMASLSDNLNFPSPSAQVKVLNINWFKKQPNANDQVSMTLNISADLQSLFTWNTKQVFVFLAAEYETPKNSLNQISLWDAIIPSKEHAKFWIHTSNKYRFIDQGSNLRGKEYNLTMHWHVMPKTGKMFADKIVMPGHRLPEEYR; the protein is encoded by the exons ATGCATTCACTGGGGTACAGAACGAACGCGTTGCTCACCTTCGCCGTCACCGTTCTGGCTCTTATGTGCGGCATGGCCTCTCTCTCCGACAACCTTAATTTCCCCTCTCCCTCTGCCCAAGTCAAG gTCTTGAACATAAACTGGTTCAAGAAACAGCCCAACGCCAATGACCAG GTCAGCATGACATTGAATATATCAGCAGATTTGCAGTCCCTTTTTACATGGAACACAAAACAG gtttttgtttttcttgctGCTGAGTATGAAACACCTAAGAATTCCTTGAATCAG ATATCTCTGTGGGATGCTATCATTCCCTCTAAAGAGCATGCCAAGTTTTGGATTCATACATCAAATAAGTACCGCTTCATTGACCAG GGAAGCAATTTGCGTGGCAAAGAATATAATCTGACTATGCATTGGCATGTTATGCCTAAGACTGGCAAAATGTTTGCAGATAAAATAGTTATGCCAGGTCACAGATTGCCAGAGGAATATAGATGA